The following are encoded in a window of Roseimaritima ulvae genomic DNA:
- the cysC gene encoding adenylyl-sulfate kinase, translating into MDELHHRPQIVWHDHAVSREDRQRVLGQRGCVIWFTGLSGCGKSTIANALDQQLLERGAKTFLLDGDNIRHGLCAPPDRLAADHGDSFAKRFGLGFGPEDREENIRRIGSVAQLFAAAGLITLSAFVSPYTRDRQRVRELVEGSGQAGDFIEVFVDTPLEICEQRDPKGLYKKARAGEIPNFTGISDPYEPPPHPEIHLAAGDGRTPPQLAEQILNELQHRGIFSVS; encoded by the coding sequence ATGGACGAATTGCACCACCGGCCCCAGATTGTCTGGCATGACCACGCGGTTTCGCGCGAGGATCGACAACGCGTGCTCGGTCAGCGAGGTTGCGTGATTTGGTTCACGGGGCTGAGCGGTTGTGGCAAGAGCACGATCGCCAACGCTTTGGATCAACAGTTGTTGGAACGCGGCGCCAAAACCTTCCTGCTCGATGGCGACAATATTCGCCACGGCCTGTGCGCTCCACCGGACCGGCTGGCCGCCGACCACGGCGACAGTTTTGCCAAACGGTTTGGGCTGGGCTTCGGACCGGAAGATCGCGAAGAGAACATCCGCCGCATCGGTTCGGTCGCCCAGCTGTTTGCCGCTGCCGGCCTGATCACGCTGTCCGCATTTGTCAGCCCCTACACGCGCGACCGCCAGCGGGTCCGGGAGCTGGTCGAAGGTTCCGGCCAAGCCGGTGACTTTATCGAAGTCTTCGTCGACACACCGCTGGAGATCTGCGAACAACGCGATCCGAAGGGGCTGTACAAAAAAGCCCGTGCCGGGGAAATCCCCAACTTCACCGGCATCAGCGATCCCTACGAACCGCCGCCCCATCCGGAAATCCATTTGGCCGCCGGCGATGGCCGCACCCCGCCACAGCTGGCCGAACAAATTCTCAACGAGCTGCAACACCGCGGCATTTTCAGCGTCTCGTAG
- a CDS encoding bifunctional 3,4-dihydroxy-2-butanone-4-phosphate synthase/GTP cyclohydrolase II has product MTNSDADSVDSSYNSVPEAVEAIRNGEVVIVVDAEDRENEGDFICAAEKATVEQVNFMLAGRGQLCVSVLPEVCRRLELAPVVSQNDAPLRTAFMTPIDIATAKTGITAAERAETIRKMAETTAKTEDFVRPGHVFPLLAKQGGVLRRAGHTEAAVDLARMAGLTPAACLCEILDDKGDRATRATLHGLAQRHGLKIISIEQLIAHRRVSEKLVQRAAEAKLPTRFGDFKIIVYSVDYEAQEPIALVTGDLTAEGQPPLVRMHSSCFTGDLVESLRCDCGDQLELALQMISDEGRGALIYLPQEGRGIGLAQKIRAYSLQDQGLDTVEANHALGFKADIRDYGVGLQILKDLGLSQVRLLTNNPKKTEAFNLRGFDLRVVDQVPIIPPANVHNAKYLQTKREKMGHQLP; this is encoded by the coding sequence ATGACAAATTCAGACGCTGATTCGGTGGATTCCTCCTATAACTCGGTACCCGAGGCGGTCGAAGCGATCCGCAACGGGGAGGTCGTTATCGTGGTGGACGCCGAGGATCGCGAGAATGAAGGCGACTTTATCTGCGCGGCGGAAAAAGCGACCGTCGAACAGGTGAACTTTATGTTGGCCGGTCGCGGGCAGCTGTGCGTCTCGGTGTTGCCGGAAGTTTGCCGGCGGTTAGAGCTGGCACCGGTGGTGTCGCAAAACGATGCGCCGCTGCGGACCGCATTCATGACGCCCATCGACATCGCCACCGCCAAAACGGGGATCACGGCCGCCGAACGCGCCGAAACCATCCGCAAAATGGCGGAGACGACGGCCAAGACCGAAGACTTTGTGCGTCCCGGACACGTGTTCCCGCTGTTGGCCAAGCAGGGGGGCGTGTTGCGACGCGCCGGACACACCGAAGCGGCGGTCGACCTGGCTCGCATGGCGGGTCTGACCCCGGCCGCCTGCCTGTGTGAGATTTTGGATGACAAAGGAGACCGGGCCACCCGCGCCACGCTGCACGGTCTAGCGCAGCGGCACGGTTTGAAAATTATCAGTATCGAGCAACTGATCGCGCATCGACGGGTCAGCGAAAAACTGGTGCAGCGAGCCGCCGAAGCGAAACTGCCGACGCGGTTTGGGGACTTTAAGATCATCGTCTATTCAGTCGATTACGAAGCTCAGGAACCGATCGCCTTGGTCACCGGTGACCTGACGGCGGAAGGGCAGCCACCGCTGGTGCGGATGCACAGCAGCTGCTTTACCGGTGATTTGGTGGAATCGCTGCGCTGCGATTGTGGCGACCAGCTGGAACTGGCGTTGCAAATGATCAGCGACGAAGGTCGCGGGGCGCTGATCTATCTGCCTCAAGAAGGACGCGGTATCGGGCTGGCACAAAAGATCCGCGCTTACTCGCTGCAGGATCAGGGGTTGGATACGGTCGAAGCCAATCACGCGCTCGGGTTTAAAGCCGACATTCGCGACTACGGCGTGGGCCTGCAGATTCTGAAAGATCTGGGCCTGTCGCAGGTGCGGTTATTGACCAATAACCCCAAAAAGACGGAAGCGTTTAATCTCCGCGGCTTTGATCTCCGCGTCGTCGATCAGGTGCCAATCATCCCGCCGGCCAACGTGCATAACGCCAAGTACCTGCAGACCAAACGCGAAAAAATGGGTCACCAGTTGCCCTAG
- a CDS encoding exonuclease/endonuclease/phosphatase family protein, translating into MRSALLVILLLGGGWYFFRHYEIDGLDGVELRPKSIAAGADRDDDLRGYLDGAADWRIDNGATGIPGTAYTPADFYASDSAADGTEAQLASFGGDAAAADGDTAEDAAALAEQIPHPSRRVRVASWALGGFGKDKAAKPHVMGWLARVIRSFDVIAVQQITGPQRDLLPRIVEHVNRSGRRYDFLIAPPQLAGTNPYGPEEQLAFVFDTERVVTDRGQFYTVADPANVMTHDPIVGWFRVVGPKPDRAWTFSVVNVRVEMDVARREVAALREVMQAVTQDGRHEDDTLMVGLFQADDAYLRPSLGQNRVVAAVEATPTDIFGRHQVSNVLLDPLVTTEYLGTGGVVNFLRLQNLTLAECEELTPHLPVYAEFSPVEGL; encoded by the coding sequence ATGCGGAGTGCGTTGCTGGTCATATTACTGTTGGGTGGCGGTTGGTATTTCTTCCGCCATTATGAGATCGACGGATTGGATGGGGTAGAGCTGCGCCCCAAGTCGATCGCAGCGGGCGCCGACAGAGACGATGACCTCCGCGGTTACCTGGACGGTGCAGCGGATTGGCGCATCGATAACGGGGCGACCGGGATTCCGGGAACCGCCTATACGCCGGCGGATTTTTACGCTTCCGACTCGGCCGCCGACGGCACCGAGGCTCAGCTGGCGTCTTTCGGTGGCGACGCCGCCGCCGCCGATGGAGACACCGCCGAGGACGCCGCGGCGCTGGCGGAGCAAATCCCCCATCCCTCCCGGCGGGTGCGAGTGGCTTCATGGGCCCTGGGAGGGTTCGGAAAAGACAAGGCCGCCAAGCCCCACGTTATGGGCTGGTTGGCCCGGGTGATCCGCAGCTTTGACGTGATTGCCGTCCAACAGATCACCGGTCCCCAACGCGATCTGTTGCCGCGGATTGTCGAGCACGTCAACCGCAGCGGACGTCGCTACGATTTTCTGATCGCACCGCCCCAGTTGGCCGGAACCAATCCCTACGGTCCCGAAGAACAGCTGGCCTTTGTCTTTGATACCGAACGGGTGGTCACCGACCGGGGGCAGTTCTATACCGTCGCCGATCCCGCAAACGTGATGACGCATGATCCGATTGTGGGTTGGTTTCGAGTGGTTGGTCCCAAACCGGATCGGGCATGGACGTTTTCGGTGGTCAATGTGCGGGTGGAGATGGACGTGGCGCGGCGCGAGGTGGCGGCGCTTAGGGAGGTGATGCAGGCGGTGACCCAGGACGGTCGCCACGAAGACGACACCTTGATGGTGGGGCTATTTCAGGCCGACGATGCCTATCTGCGGCCCTCGCTCGGACAGAACCGGGTGGTGGCTGCGGTGGAAGCCACGCCCACGGACATCTTTGGCCGTCATCAGGTCAGCAATGTATTGCTCGACCCGCTGGTGACGACCGAGTACCTGGGGACAGGGGGAGTTGTGAATTTTTTGCGGCTGCAGAATCTGACGTTGGCCGAATGCGAGGAGTTGACGCCCCATCTGCCGGTCTACGCCGAGTTTTCGCCAGTCGAGGGTTTGTAG
- a CDS encoding sugar phosphate isomerase/epimerase family protein, producing MTACPPALLTGFADEAANDKLVLQQFCAFAALGLRYYSIRFIDAGQGVKNVMQLSDEEIATVRQQQDEYGLKVSSIGSPIGKVKLQDVDDGTANRFVPFDKYLDEEVRRACELANAFDAKLIRGFAFYHPKGTAAEDHLEQVSDQLGQIAEMCDSHGLTFGLEVEANLVGQTGQLLADIHRRVNHPAMLTIFDAANIVTQGFTADETYAQYLAMKPSLGWVHIKDYADPSPGGRITHVDEASLKNFVPADCGDSGHEAILRDLAGFMPELHKRMTDRGVDGVFMDLEPHVKGGGQFGGFSGPDGFGVALRGLCRVLDYVGIPYDLRNFQDIRQR from the coding sequence ATGACCGCTTGCCCTCCCGCCCTGCTAACCGGATTCGCCGACGAAGCCGCTAACGACAAACTGGTCCTGCAACAGTTTTGTGCATTTGCCGCCCTGGGATTGCGATACTATTCCATCCGTTTTATCGATGCCGGCCAAGGTGTCAAAAACGTGATGCAGTTGAGCGATGAAGAAATCGCCACCGTCCGCCAACAGCAGGACGAATACGGTTTAAAAGTCAGCTCGATCGGCTCGCCGATCGGCAAAGTGAAACTGCAAGATGTCGACGACGGCACCGCCAACCGTTTTGTGCCCTTCGACAAATACCTGGACGAAGAAGTCCGCCGGGCCTGCGAACTGGCTAACGCCTTCGACGCCAAACTGATCCGCGGCTTCGCCTTCTACCATCCCAAAGGCACCGCCGCCGAAGACCATCTGGAACAGGTCAGCGACCAGCTGGGACAGATCGCCGAGATGTGTGATTCGCACGGTCTAACCTTTGGACTGGAAGTGGAAGCCAATTTGGTCGGACAAACCGGACAACTGTTGGCCGACATCCACCGCCGCGTGAACCACCCGGCCATGCTGACGATTTTCGACGCCGCCAACATCGTGACCCAGGGTTTCACCGCCGACGAAACCTACGCTCAGTACCTGGCTATGAAACCCAGCTTGGGTTGGGTGCACATCAAGGACTACGCCGATCCTTCGCCGGGCGGTCGCATCACCCATGTCGACGAAGCTTCGCTGAAGAATTTTGTTCCCGCCGACTGTGGCGATTCGGGACATGAAGCCATCCTTCGCGACCTGGCCGGGTTCATGCCCGAACTGCACAAGCGGATGACCGACCGCGGCGTCGATGGCGTATTCATGGACCTGGAACCACACGTCAAAGGCGGTGGACAGTTTGGCGGATTCAGCGGCCCCGACGGTTTTGGCGTCGCCCTGCGAGGCCTCTGTCGTGTGTTAGACTATGTGGGCATCCCGTATGACCTCCGCAATTTCCAGGACATCCGACAACGATGA
- a CDS encoding tetratricopeptide repeat protein: MTQPIVRNSRLVASYRRYLASADTLRFAQQVSDAYLPSTLAKLLAVGCIEVRRAASLALGIVGDGTVVEALGRALSDSDRGVRLAADDAFRATLVRDAAPAHHQQLLQVMHLNDGGEFAAGLPPAMILANQSPGYAEAMHQMGICWEGLNNLDEAEAAFRKCLWLCRFHYPAWIGVARCRMERNDLGAALKALDLATSICPDLEVPRAQARVIRRRLGISERQG; encoded by the coding sequence GTGACACAACCGATTGTTCGAAACTCGCGACTGGTGGCTAGTTACCGCCGCTACCTTGCCAGTGCCGACACGCTGCGATTTGCGCAGCAAGTATCCGATGCCTATCTGCCCAGTACGCTGGCCAAGTTGTTGGCCGTGGGTTGCATCGAAGTTCGCCGCGCGGCCTCCCTGGCTTTGGGCATTGTCGGCGACGGCACAGTGGTCGAAGCGCTTGGCCGAGCGTTATCGGACAGCGACCGCGGCGTGCGACTGGCCGCCGACGATGCCTTCCGTGCCACCTTGGTTCGCGATGCGGCTCCCGCGCATCACCAGCAACTGTTGCAGGTCATGCACCTGAACGATGGCGGCGAATTTGCCGCCGGATTGCCTCCCGCGATGATCCTTGCCAATCAGTCGCCAGGCTACGCCGAAGCGATGCATCAGATGGGCATCTGTTGGGAGGGACTGAACAATCTGGACGAAGCGGAAGCGGCGTTTCGCAAATGTTTGTGGCTGTGTCGCTTTCACTATCCGGCCTGGATCGGGGTGGCCCGCTGCCGGATGGAACGCAACGATCTGGGCGCAGCGCTGAAGGCCCTCGATCTCGCCACTTCGATCTGCCCTGACCTGGAAGTGCCTCGCGCCCAAGCTCGCGTGATTCGGCGTCGGCTGGGCATCTCCGAACGCCAAGGCTAG